A window of Cytobacillus sp. FSL H8-0458 genomic DNA:
TTTCGTGTCGTTATGATCGGAGCAGTTTTTGCATTATTGCTGGCGCTCGCTTTGTCTTTTTTATTTTCCAGACAATTTTCCAGCAAGATTTTAAGGTTGAAGCTTGCCATGGATGATGTGAGTAAAGGAAGCCTGGATTCAAAACCATCTATTGAGACAGAAGATGAGATAGGACAGCTGGGTTACCATTTTAATAGAATGTTATTTCAGATTAATCAGCTTGTTGAGGAAGTTAAAGAAAAAGAAGCGATAAAGCTTGAAGCTGAAATGAGAGCAGTGCACTATCAAATCAATCCCCATTTGCTTTTTAACACTTTAAATATCATTCAATGGAAAGCCAGGATCGATGGAAACCCGGAAATTAGCAAAATGCTGACTCATCTAATTATGGTATTGGAAGGAAATCTTAATTTTGATATTGGTCTAGTTCCATTAGAAGATGAATTGAAAGCGCTTAAACACTACCTTGCTATTCAAGAATTAAGGTATGGGGGACATTTCTCCTTTCAGACTGAGATGGAAAGCGGATTAGGAGACGCTTTGATTCCCAGAATGACTCTTCAGCCGATGATTGAAAATATCTTTTTTCATGCTTTTGAAGATGGAACAGGTGAGATCTCTCTTCAGGTGCTGGAGAAACAATCCAGTTTCCAGCTGATTTTAAAGGATAATGGAAAAGGAATTCACCAGGAGAAGCTGGAATCCTTGTTTAAGAAACCTCCTTCTTTAAAAAAAGGGGGAATTGGTTTAGATAATATTTACCAAAAATTCAGATTCCACTTTGGCAAGCATTTTCTGATAGAAGCAGATTCTGAAATAGGAAAAGGAACGGCAATTTCAATCTATTGGCCAAAAAGGTGGGTTAAGAATGACAGATAACACACGTGAGCTAAAGGTCTTGCTCGTCGATGATGATACGATTGTCCGCAAGGGCCTAAAGGCGACAGTTGATTGGGACAAATATGGAATGAGAGTCGCAGCGGAAGCTCCTAATGGAAAAAGAGGATGGGAAGAGTTTTTAAAACATGAGCCGGAAATAGTGATTACAGATATTGTGATGCCAGAAGAAAATGGCCTTGATTTAGCTAGAAAAATTAAAGCTGAATTTCCTCAAACAAAAATTTTGCTGCTAAGCTGTCATAAGGATTTTGAATTTGCACAGGAAGGCCTTAAATTAGGAGCATCAGGCTATTTACTGAAAACAGCTTTTGAAGATGAAGACCTCAACCATTTTCTCTCAGTATTTAACAAGGAAATAAGGGGCCAAGTTCCCGACCAAATTCCCAGTTTTCAAAAGAAGTTATTGTTATGGCTTCAGGGAGATATTGAGGAGAGAGATTTTCTTTTAGATGCAGAAATCTTCTTTAAGAAAGAATGGAAATGGTTAGATTCTCCGTTTTATGTATATATACTCGATAAGACCCCAAATCCTATTAATTTTCCGGTTCAGTCGTCCAACAATCTTTTCTTGAGCCTATCGGAAGATCGAATAGTTTTCTTTATTGAGGCAGCATATCAAGTCCGTCTTCTAAGTTATTTATCTGATGAAAATAAAGATCGATTTTTTAATAATTGGAAGTACGCTGGGCCTTTTTGCGGGAAGGAGGAATGGATGGCTTCCATTCGGGCAATAAGTAACGTGCAGCATCTTCAAGGGAACTGCAGAGAGTATCCAAAAGTTATACTATTTGCAATAGACTATATCGTTAAACATTTATCCACACCTATATCAGTAACTGAAATAGCCGAAGCTGCAGGAGTTAGCAGAAGCTATTTGAGCACTCTGTTTAAAAGTAAAACAGGATTAGGCATTCAATCATTTATTAACAGCAAGAGGGTAGTTATGTCAAAAAGACTTTTGAGCTCCTCTCCGTTAACGATCCAGGAAATTGCCGATTTGACTGGCATACCAGATGCAAAGTATTTCAGTAAGTGGTTCAAGCGCTGTTGTGGAATTACGCCCACTGAATTTCGAATAAAACAAAAAAACGAAAATAATCAAACAAATAAATCCCTCAATTAAACAAAATTGCACAATTGAAGAAACGAATTGCCGTTTTTAACCGCTTTCAAAAAAGTTACAATGAAAGCGGTTATATTTTTTGAAAATTTAGATACTTAAAAGGGGGAAGGTCATTGAAACAGAAAAAGTGGTGGAATGTTTTAATCATTATGGCGGTTATATGGATGACTGCAGCCTGCAGTTCCAATACAGCCTCAAGTGACGGAAAAGATAAAGATGGGAAAACGATTCTTCGTTTCGCAACATGGGACTCAGGTGAAACATTAAAAATTCAGCAGGATATAGCAAAGGAATTTGAAAAAGACAACCCTGATGTAAAAGTCCAGGTGGAAGCATACGGTGACGGGTTTGATCAAAAGCTTGCAGCTTCATTTGGAGCAAAGAACCCTCCAGATGTTATGTATATGTGGGACTTTTCCACTTACCACCAATCACTAGAGTCTC
This region includes:
- a CDS encoding sensor histidine kinase translates to MRNKWTTNIFNHLVFLNIQSKLLFMFLLAALIPLLALGAISYYQSSKVVNEQLKNYNHFAGEKIQKELDRTFNDMFFSAAAIKQYIADQTSVKLSSQEPQTYMDFKEESNLERLMEIHKKGNIKGIYLITSSGYYFGDYNIDIKSFKQREIWKQALASGRTEVSVYKSDHYKSNNPDRLIGLLMPLDTLGVLNHSYLLIEADADEIFSMVKVLEDDLKARISIQNEAGEYFYASISTRKDHSSDIIWKETTFTNNWSIRFRIPQDEFSRSSAIIFRVVMIGAVFALLLALALSFLFSRQFSSKILRLKLAMDDVSKGSLDSKPSIETEDEIGQLGYHFNRMLFQINQLVEEVKEKEAIKLEAEMRAVHYQINPHLLFNTLNIIQWKARIDGNPEISKMLTHLIMVLEGNLNFDIGLVPLEDELKALKHYLAIQELRYGGHFSFQTEMESGLGDALIPRMTLQPMIENIFFHAFEDGTGEISLQVLEKQSSFQLILKDNGKGIHQEKLESLFKKPPSLKKGGIGLDNIYQKFRFHFGKHFLIEADSEIGKGTAISIYWPKRWVKNDR
- a CDS encoding response regulator transcription factor, which codes for MTDNTRELKVLLVDDDTIVRKGLKATVDWDKYGMRVAAEAPNGKRGWEEFLKHEPEIVITDIVMPEENGLDLARKIKAEFPQTKILLLSCHKDFEFAQEGLKLGASGYLLKTAFEDEDLNHFLSVFNKEIRGQVPDQIPSFQKKLLLWLQGDIEERDFLLDAEIFFKKEWKWLDSPFYVYILDKTPNPINFPVQSSNNLFLSLSEDRIVFFIEAAYQVRLLSYLSDENKDRFFNNWKYAGPFCGKEEWMASIRAISNVQHLQGNCREYPKVILFAIDYIVKHLSTPISVTEIAEAAGVSRSYLSTLFKSKTGLGIQSFINSKRVVMSKRLLSSSPLTIQEIADLTGIPDAKYFSKWFKRCCGITPTEFRIKQKNENNQTNKSLN